Proteins co-encoded in one Jeotgalibacillus malaysiensis genomic window:
- a CDS encoding transcriptional regulator, whose protein sequence is MSYFLLKWGEKMIRVFVVEDDPMVASLNQMYINQVPGFECAGTASNVVEARMLIEQKEAELVLLDVYMPGESGLELLKEIRGAEKKLDVILITAASENDQIQQALRFGAIDYLIKPFEFDRLKGALIRYQQHFAVFNQKQQVNQQEIDLLFSQSNQPDQQIQIPKGLTRNTLELVIDIIKSKGEKAFATDEIAGEADISRVSIRKYLKFLTAVHYLEETLIYGVGRPVYQYQIKNKNMSAADFDL, encoded by the coding sequence ATGTCATACTTCCTCTTGAAATGGGGTGAAAAGATGATTCGGGTGTTCGTTGTAGAAGATGATCCAATGGTTGCTTCATTGAATCAGATGTATATCAATCAGGTGCCGGGCTTTGAATGTGCAGGAACTGCTTCAAATGTTGTTGAAGCCCGCATGTTGATTGAACAGAAAGAGGCGGAACTCGTCCTGCTTGATGTGTATATGCCTGGTGAAAGCGGACTTGAACTGTTGAAGGAAATACGTGGTGCAGAGAAGAAGCTTGATGTCATATTAATCACTGCTGCTTCAGAAAATGATCAAATTCAGCAAGCGCTGAGGTTTGGTGCGATTGACTATCTAATTAAGCCATTTGAATTTGACAGGCTGAAAGGAGCACTGATCAGATATCAGCAGCATTTTGCAGTTTTTAACCAAAAGCAGCAGGTTAACCAGCAAGAGATTGACCTGCTATTCAGTCAAAGTAATCAGCCGGATCAACAGATTCAGATTCCAAAGGGTCTGACTAGAAATACTCTTGAATTAGTAATTGACATCATTAAAAGTAAAGGAGAAAAAGCTTTTGCGACAGATGAAATTGCAGGGGAAGCTGATATATCCCGCGTTTCAATCAGAAAGTATCTAAAGTTCCTGACTGCAGTTCATTATCTGGAGGAAACGCTTATTTACGGAGTAGGCAGACCGGTTTATCAGTACCAGATAAAGAATAAAAATATGTCAGCAGCAGACTTTGATCTGTAA
- a CDS encoding sensory histidine kinase DcuS, with amino-acid sequence MSEYNMKKPKLSLSTTIIFFVLLVVFLSLLITDLLITRNTSNEIQEQLEEKALIVSRTVAESQVVKSELLTDEIEGTIQDYANSILEASDMLFIVVMDTDGIRQSHPNADIIGEQFVGGDEERVLNGEEYVSVSEGTLGFSVRAFTPIYDDNGSQIGAVSTGISLSAVEATLSQNHRNILLGSLIGSLVGILGAILLARYIKRSLFGLEPAEIARIYEERNRMFQSVKEGIVAVDADGRLTLVNKSAKDIFMKAGIDDDDPIGKHVTDYLPDSRLKRVLETGESEVDEEQELNGTTIIVNRVPLVVGGQVAGAISTFRDKTEVNRLAEQLTGVRLYADSLRAQSHEFKNKLHVLLGMVEMGSYEEVKQYLKQLSAHQVHETESVTNKIKDPVLAGFMIGKLSYAREQQVELTLQCETEIPPFRSAMVTHELVTIIGNLLDNAIESLQDRPKRKVDIAFSYIDELLSICVKDTGKGMDEALKSMIFTKGISTKGYNRGYGLHLVHASVKALDGSIEIDSEPDRGTVVHVILPLEMG; translated from the coding sequence ATGAGTGAGTACAATATGAAAAAACCAAAATTAAGTCTTAGTACCACAATCATTTTCTTTGTTTTACTTGTTGTATTTTTATCCCTTCTAATCACAGATCTATTGATTACAAGAAATACCAGTAATGAGATTCAGGAGCAGCTGGAAGAGAAGGCTTTAATCGTTTCCAGGACAGTGGCGGAATCACAGGTTGTTAAGTCAGAGCTTCTAACAGATGAAATTGAGGGAACTATACAGGATTATGCGAATAGCATTCTCGAAGCGAGTGACATGTTATTTATTGTAGTAATGGACACGGATGGAATAAGACAATCACACCCTAATGCTGACATCATCGGTGAGCAATTTGTTGGCGGTGATGAAGAACGAGTGCTTAATGGAGAAGAGTACGTATCCGTTTCAGAGGGGACGCTTGGTTTTTCAGTCCGGGCATTTACACCGATCTACGATGACAACGGTTCACAGATCGGTGCTGTATCAACCGGTATCTCACTCTCGGCAGTTGAAGCTACTCTCTCGCAAAATCACCGCAACATCCTTCTGGGATCTTTAATCGGTAGTCTGGTGGGTATTTTGGGTGCAATTCTACTCGCAAGGTATATTAAAAGAAGTTTATTCGGACTTGAGCCAGCTGAAATTGCCCGTATATATGAAGAGCGTAACCGGATGTTCCAGTCAGTAAAAGAAGGCATTGTAGCTGTAGATGCAGATGGCAGACTGACGCTGGTAAATAAATCTGCAAAAGATATTTTTATGAAGGCAGGAATCGATGATGATGACCCGATTGGAAAACATGTGACAGATTATCTGCCGGATTCAAGGCTTAAACGGGTACTTGAAACCGGAGAGTCTGAAGTAGATGAAGAACAGGAATTGAATGGCACAACGATCATTGTGAATAGAGTTCCGCTTGTTGTAGGTGGTCAGGTTGCGGGTGCAATATCAACGTTCCGTGATAAAACAGAAGTTAATCGCCTTGCTGAGCAGCTGACTGGTGTCAGACTGTACGCCGATTCACTGCGTGCGCAGTCCCATGAATTTAAAAACAAGCTCCATGTGCTGCTTGGTATGGTCGAGATGGGTTCATATGAAGAAGTGAAGCAGTATTTGAAGCAGCTCTCAGCCCACCAGGTTCACGAAACAGAATCAGTCACAAATAAAATTAAAGACCCTGTACTTGCAGGGTTTATGATTGGTAAATTAAGCTATGCAAGAGAACAGCAGGTTGAGCTGACACTTCAGTGTGAAACAGAAATTCCACCTTTCCGTTCTGCAATGGTGACCCATGAACTCGTAACGATTATTGGCAACCTGCTTGATAATGCAATTGAGAGTCTGCAGGACCGGCCTAAGCGCAAGGTTGATATTGCTTTTTCATATATTGATGAGTTATTGAGTATATGTGTTAAAGATACCGGAAAAGGAATGGATGAAGCGCTTAAGTCTATGATCTTTACAAAAGGCATTTCTACAAAAGGGTATAACAGAGGATATGGTCTGCACCTGGTCCATGCAAGCGTGAAGGCGCTCGATGGTTCAATTGAAATAGATTCTGAGCCGGATCGGGGTACAGTGGTGCATGTCATACTTCCTCTTGAAATGGGGTGA
- a CDS encoding tRNA-dihydrouridine synthase: protein MKDNFWHELPRPFFVLAPMEAVTDVVFRHVVSEAARPDVFFTEFTNSESYCHPRGKDSVKGRLTFTEDEQPIVAHIWGDKPEYFRQMSIGMAEMGYRGVDINMGCPVQNVAANGKGSGLIRHPETAAAIIQAAKAGGLPVSVKTRLGYTNVDEWHDWLKHVLEQDIANLSIHLRTKKEMSNVPAHWELIPEIKKLRDEVAPHTLLTINGDIEDRQMGLELAEKYGIDGVMIGRGIFHNPFAFEKEKKEHTSEELLDLLRLQLDLHDKYSRELEPRAFKPLRRFFKIYVRGFRGASELRNRLMETETTDEVRDLLNEFTEKNGVNEEQGFSVIK from the coding sequence ATGAAAGATAATTTCTGGCATGAGTTGCCGCGTCCATTTTTTGTGCTTGCACCGATGGAAGCAGTGACAGATGTCGTGTTTCGTCATGTTGTCAGTGAAGCAGCGAGACCTGATGTATTTTTTACGGAGTTTACGAATTCGGAGAGCTACTGTCACCCGCGCGGAAAAGACAGCGTGAAGGGCCGTCTTACTTTTACAGAGGATGAGCAGCCGATTGTTGCGCATATCTGGGGTGACAAGCCTGAGTATTTCCGTCAGATGAGTATCGGGATGGCCGAGATGGGCTATCGCGGTGTGGATATTAATATGGGCTGTCCTGTACAAAACGTTGCGGCAAACGGAAAAGGATCAGGATTGATTCGTCATCCTGAGACTGCGGCAGCGATTATTCAGGCAGCAAAAGCGGGAGGTCTTCCAGTCAGCGTGAAGACGCGTCTTGGCTATACGAACGTAGATGAGTGGCACGACTGGCTGAAGCATGTGCTTGAACAGGATATTGCAAACCTGTCGATCCACCTGCGTACGAAAAAAGAGATGAGTAACGTGCCTGCCCACTGGGAGTTGATCCCTGAGATCAAAAAGCTGCGCGATGAAGTTGCACCGCATACGCTTCTTACCATTAACGGTGATATCGAGGACCGTCAGATGGGCCTTGAGCTTGCTGAGAAATACGGCATTGATGGCGTGATGATCGGGCGAGGGATTTTCCATAATCCATTTGCATTTGAAAAAGAGAAAAAAGAGCACACGAGTGAGGAGTTACTTGATCTGCTTCGCCTGCAGCTTGATCTGCATGATAAATACTCAAGAGAGCTTGAGCCTCGTGCGTTCAAACCGCTACGCCGCTTCTTTAAAATCTATGTACGTGGTTTCCGTGGTGCGAGTGAGCTTAGAAATCGTCTGATGGAAACGGAGACGACGGATGAGGTGCGTGATCTGCTGAACGAATTCACGGAGAAAAATGGTGTGAATGAAGAGCAGGGATTTTCGGTTATTAAATAA
- a CDS encoding cytochrome B5 — translation MHLHKYEKIWLVFGTVCLIAFLSIVGVNAFAHDHTPAGGIHTIDPEKVRETAPFNEPGVKQLDDDTYQAAIVASAFAYDGGETLEVPVGKEIIFKITSTDVVHSFTIDNTNVNMMVVPGQVTTKAYTFKEPGTYLIICNEYCGTGHHFMYTEIEVTE, via the coding sequence ATGCATCTTCATAAGTACGAAAAAATATGGCTCGTGTTCGGCACGGTCTGCCTGATTGCCTTCCTCAGTATCGTTGGAGTCAATGCATTCGCGCATGACCATACGCCAGCCGGAGGCATACACACGATTGATCCGGAAAAGGTACGGGAGACCGCTCCTTTTAACGAACCGGGTGTCAAACAGCTGGATGATGATACATATCAGGCAGCGATTGTCGCAAGTGCGTTTGCCTATGATGGCGGAGAGACGCTGGAAGTGCCGGTTGGCAAAGAAATCATTTTTAAAATAACAAGTACAGACGTGGTTCACAGTTTCACGATTGATAATACGAACGTCAATATGATGGTCGTGCCCGGTCAGGTGACGACAAAAGCATATACATTCAAAGAACCGGGGACATATCTGATCATCTGTAATGAATACTGCGGAACAGGTCATCATTTTATGTACACAGAAATTGAGGTGACTGAATAA
- a CDS encoding thiamine-phosphate diphosphorylase: MKPGKLHLISTGTQTPEQLADTIERIHPEIDFIHLREKAKTAKEVYEIVELLINKGVPSSKIIINDRADVACTTNVRGVHLAFHSLPVEIVKQTFKNLTVGCSVHSLEEAQIAEQQGADYVIFGHIYSTQSKPGLIPKGLEQLNFISQSISIPVIAVGGIKPTNSSDVIRAGAQGIAVMSGILEAKNPLKAVQQYRSYLSESYDA; the protein is encoded by the coding sequence TTGAAACCCGGAAAGTTGCATTTGATCTCGACAGGAACACAAACACCTGAACAATTGGCAGATACAATTGAGCGCATTCATCCCGAAATCGATTTTATCCACCTTCGTGAAAAAGCCAAAACAGCAAAAGAAGTATATGAAATAGTTGAGCTATTAATCAATAAGGGAGTCCCTTCCTCAAAAATAATCATTAATGACCGGGCGGATGTTGCCTGCACTACAAATGTGCGAGGCGTTCACTTAGCTTTTCATTCGCTGCCTGTTGAGATCGTAAAACAAACATTTAAAAACCTGACAGTTGGCTGTTCAGTTCATTCCCTTGAGGAAGCTCAAATTGCTGAGCAGCAAGGGGCTGATTATGTCATCTTTGGGCATATTTATTCAACTCAATCCAAACCGGGATTAATTCCGAAAGGGTTAGAGCAGCTAAACTTCATATCTCAATCAATTTCTATTCCAGTCATAGCAGTTGGTGGAATTAAACCGACAAACAGTTCAGATGTAATCAGAGCTGGAGCGCAGGGAATCGCTGTCATGTCAGGGATACTGGAAGCAAAAAACCCTTTGAAAGCGGTACAGCAATATCGATCCTATTTATCTGAATCATATGATGCTTGA
- a CDS encoding sulfur carrier protein ThiS produces the protein MRLTINGDQVEVPDTVKTIAELLQHFDLQHKVVIVEKNAEIMDKAEHTEALIFDQDKIELVHFVGGG, from the coding sequence ATGAGATTGACGATCAACGGAGATCAGGTAGAGGTACCTGATACAGTGAAAACGATCGCTGAACTGCTTCAGCATTTTGACTTGCAGCATAAAGTAGTCATTGTCGAAAAAAATGCAGAAATCATGGATAAAGCGGAACATACAGAAGCGCTCATTTTCGATCAGGACAAAATTGAGTTAGTACATTTTGTAGGAGGCGGATAA
- a CDS encoding thiazole synthase, translating into MLKIGNHEFSSRLLLGTGKYPDFDIQKEAVDVSGTEILTFSVRRMNIFEAGQPNFLENLDVSKYTLLPNTAGAKTAKEAVRTAKLAKASGLCDMIKVEVIGCEKTLLPDPIETLKASVELLKEGFTVLPYTSDDVLLARRLEKAGCHAIMPGASPIGSGQGIINPLNLSFIIEQTSVPVIVDAGIGSPSDAAIAMEMGADGVLLNTAVSGAKDPVKMAQAMRLSIEAGRLGFEAGRIPKKRYATASSPMEGMSIS; encoded by the coding sequence ATGTTGAAGATAGGAAATCACGAATTCTCATCAAGATTGTTATTAGGCACTGGTAAGTATCCTGATTTTGATATACAAAAAGAAGCGGTAGATGTGTCAGGGACAGAGATTCTGACGTTCTCTGTCCGCAGAATGAATATATTTGAGGCGGGTCAGCCTAATTTTCTCGAAAACCTTGATGTGTCAAAATATACCTTACTTCCAAATACAGCCGGTGCCAAGACTGCCAAAGAAGCAGTACGGACTGCAAAGCTGGCTAAGGCATCTGGTCTTTGCGACATGATTAAAGTGGAAGTCATCGGCTGTGAGAAAACGCTGCTGCCGGATCCAATTGAAACATTAAAAGCATCAGTGGAGCTTCTTAAAGAAGGATTTACCGTCTTACCGTATACGTCAGATGATGTGCTGTTAGCAAGACGGCTTGAGAAAGCAGGGTGCCATGCGATCATGCCCGGCGCCTCTCCAATCGGCTCTGGTCAGGGGATCATTAATCCCTTAAATCTTTCTTTTATTATCGAACAGACAAGTGTTCCTGTGATTGTCGATGCAGGAATTGGATCTCCTTCTGACGCTGCGATTGCAATGGAAATGGGTGCTGATGGTGTCCTGTTGAACACTGCAGTATCCGGCGCAAAGGACCCTGTGAAAATGGCACAGGCGATGAGACTTTCAATTGAAGCAGGAAGGCTCGGGTTCGAAGCAGGGCGAATTCCGAAAAAACGGTATGCCACTGCCAGCAGCCCGATGGAAGGAATGAGTATCAGTTGA
- a CDS encoding thiamine/molybdopterin biosynthesis protein MoeB yields the protein MNGRYSRQEMFAPIGAEGQAKLRNKHVLIVGAGALGTGSAEMLVRAGVGKITIADRDYVEWSNLQRQQLYTEEDARRRNPKAVAAKKRLTAINSEADIHCHVMDVSVEEMEQLAEGVDVILDASDNFDIRMIINDISQKYQIPWIYSACVGSYGISYTILPGETPCLNCLLDQIPMGGITCDTVGIISPAVQMVLSYQVSEALKILVEDRHHLRKKLVSFDLWKNQHSSINVDKIKKEDCPSCGTNRLYPYLSLSNQTKTAVLCGRDTVQIRPSQPIDRDLESLDKTLSKQTGKVSRNPYLLSFSTTEHRLVIFKDGRVFIHGTKSIPEAKSLYHRYLG from the coding sequence TTGAATGGACGATACTCACGCCAGGAGATGTTTGCGCCGATTGGGGCAGAGGGACAGGCTAAATTAAGAAATAAACACGTTTTAATAGTAGGTGCCGGCGCATTAGGAACCGGGAGTGCTGAAATGTTAGTACGGGCAGGGGTAGGTAAGATCACAATTGCTGACCGGGATTATGTAGAGTGGAGCAACCTTCAGCGCCAGCAGCTGTATACGGAAGAAGATGCAAGACGGCGGAATCCAAAAGCAGTGGCTGCTAAAAAAAGACTAACGGCTATTAATTCTGAGGCAGACATTCACTGTCACGTCATGGATGTCTCAGTCGAAGAAATGGAGCAATTAGCTGAAGGCGTTGATGTAATTCTTGATGCAAGCGATAATTTTGATATCCGTATGATTATCAATGATATTTCCCAGAAATACCAGATCCCCTGGATTTACAGTGCATGTGTTGGAAGTTATGGGATCAGCTATACAATTCTTCCGGGTGAAACCCCGTGTCTGAATTGCTTACTGGATCAAATACCGATGGGAGGCATCACATGCGATACGGTGGGCATTATCAGCCCTGCTGTCCAGATGGTCCTGTCTTATCAGGTTTCAGAGGCCTTAAAAATTCTGGTCGAAGATCGACATCATTTAAGAAAGAAGCTGGTCTCGTTCGATCTCTGGAAAAACCAGCATTCTTCTATTAATGTCGACAAAATAAAAAAAGAAGATTGCCCTTCTTGCGGGACGAATCGTCTTTATCCTTACCTTTCACTCTCAAACCAGACAAAAACCGCTGTTTTATGCGGCAGGGATACCGTGCAGATTCGTCCCTCCCAGCCGATAGACAGAGACCTGGAGAGCCTGGATAAAACCTTGTCAAAACAGACAGGAAAGGTTTCACGTAATCCATATCTGCTCTCGTTCTCAACCACAGAACATCGCCTTGTTATTTTTAAGGATGGCCGCGTTTTCATTCATGGAACGAAAAGCATTCCGGAAGCGAAAAGCTTATACCATCGTTATTTAGGTTAA
- a CDS encoding NADPH:quinone reductase, with the protein MNSMKAVGLTHYLPIDNPQSLLDVVVEKPKATGRDILVKVEAISVNPVDTKVRSPKEKVEEVPKILGWDVAGVVEETGPDCSLFQPGDEVFYAGSIARQGGNSEYHLVDERIVGRKPASLSFVEAAALPLTSITAWEALFTRMSISQDPDHNKGKALLIIGAAGGVGSIATQLAKQAGLTVIGTASRPETVSWVKSMGADYTINHHDPLLPQLQAIGFSSVPYIFCLNALEKHWEGISEAISPQGVVCAIDDPTSPLDLKLLKQKSVTFVWEFMFTRALFETDDMIEQHQLLNHIADAVDQQKLKTTLAEVIGPISAENLRQAHKLLESNSAIGKIVLEGFV; encoded by the coding sequence ATGAATTCAATGAAAGCGGTAGGATTAACGCATTACCTTCCAATTGACAATCCTCAAAGTTTGTTGGATGTAGTTGTAGAAAAACCAAAAGCAACAGGTCGTGACATTTTGGTCAAAGTTGAGGCCATATCGGTCAATCCTGTAGATACAAAGGTACGATCTCCTAAGGAAAAAGTGGAGGAAGTTCCTAAAATTCTGGGTTGGGATGTAGCAGGAGTCGTCGAGGAGACAGGCCCGGACTGTTCATTGTTTCAGCCGGGAGATGAGGTTTTTTATGCTGGCAGTATTGCACGCCAAGGTGGAAACAGTGAATACCATCTGGTCGATGAACGAATCGTTGGGCGCAAGCCTGCTTCATTAAGCTTTGTGGAAGCGGCAGCTCTTCCCCTAACCTCTATTACAGCCTGGGAAGCGTTATTTACCCGAATGTCTATTTCCCAAGATCCTGATCATAACAAAGGAAAGGCTCTGCTGATCATCGGTGCAGCCGGGGGTGTAGGGTCCATTGCCACTCAGCTTGCAAAACAAGCAGGGCTTACTGTAATCGGGACTGCTTCGCGACCGGAAACTGTCAGCTGGGTTAAATCAATGGGCGCGGACTATACCATTAATCACCACGACCCGCTCCTCCCGCAACTTCAGGCAATCGGATTCTCAAGCGTTCCGTACATTTTTTGCCTGAATGCGTTGGAAAAACACTGGGAAGGTATTAGCGAAGCGATTTCTCCACAAGGGGTTGTATGCGCAATTGATGATCCAACCTCTCCGCTGGATCTTAAATTACTTAAGCAAAAAAGCGTCACATTTGTGTGGGAGTTTATGTTTACCCGCGCTCTTTTCGAAACAGATGATATGATCGAGCAGCATCAATTGCTTAATCACATCGCTGATGCCGTGGACCAGCAAAAATTAAAGACAACACTGGCCGAGGTTATTGGACCGATTTCAGCAGAAAACCTCCGTCAAGCTCACAAATTATTGGAGAGCAACAGTGCGATCGGTAAAATTGTACTGGAAGGTTTTGTTTAA
- a CDS encoding 2OG-Fe(II) oxygenase yields the protein MNMTPDHDLTNVKEPLMEGYMTAPERAAEQHLFDAVGPVMIVGDRVIPFTQRHTWPLVVVFEDVLSSVECDQLIQLSSDRMKRSKISSDRVVNQMRTSSGMFFEESENDLINTIEKRLAQIMNVPVEHAEGLQILKYTPGQEYKAHHDYFLPTSKAASNNRISTMVVYLNEVEDGGETYFPELNISITPKKGSAVYFEYFYNDEELNKQTLHGGAPVIKGEKWVATQWMRRKSVR from the coding sequence ATGAATATGACGCCTGACCATGATTTAACTAATGTGAAAGAACCGTTGATGGAAGGGTATATGACAGCGCCTGAAAGAGCGGCAGAACAGCACCTTTTTGATGCTGTTGGGCCTGTCATGATCGTCGGGGATAGAGTGATCCCGTTTACGCAGCGACATACGTGGCCGCTTGTTGTGGTGTTTGAGGATGTACTGAGCAGTGTGGAATGTGATCAGCTGATTCAATTATCGAGCGATAGAATGAAGCGCTCGAAGATTAGTAGTGATCGTGTTGTCAATCAAATGAGAACTAGTAGCGGCATGTTCTTTGAGGAGTCAGAAAATGATCTGATCAATACCATTGAAAAGCGTCTTGCTCAGATCATGAATGTTCCGGTTGAACACGCTGAGGGATTGCAAATCCTGAAATATACGCCAGGGCAGGAGTATAAAGCGCACCATGATTACTTTTTGCCAACCAGTAAAGCGGCTTCGAATAATCGTATCAGCACAATGGTCGTTTATTTAAATGAGGTGGAAGATGGTGGAGAAACTTACTTTCCTGAATTAAATATCTCTATCACGCCCAAAAAGGGATCAGCCGTCTACTTCGAATACTTTTACAACGATGAAGAATTGAACAAACAAACGCTTCATGGTGGCGCACCTGTTATAAAAGGAGAAAAGTGGGTTGCAACGCAGTGGATGAGGAGAAAAAGTGTACGATAA
- a CDS encoding 5-methylcytosine-specific restriction enzyme subunit McrC translates to MERNSNIPIRNIYYMLSYAYQTLNLSEYKQIGTEDFKNVKELYAEILSIGITVLIRGGLSKDYMSVEETPNVIKGKIDINTTIKKNTLVNKKVAVVYDEFSEDILLNQIIKGTLLYLAHSNKINHKMRKSFYGLLPYFTDVTAVELDLRLWKNVKYNRQNIRYQFIVDVCRYLYEELLFDESSTSQIMKELKDEQRLSSLYEKFIYAFFKRESDYKVSRPQIQWDVDDGFKEALPIMQTDLILQKDHKTLIADAKFYSENMVARFEGGVAKQKSSNLYQIFSYINNWKKGPDEKVAGMLIYAKTTALNQPDHVYQVKCKQIFVVSLDLQQDFNDIKKSLLSYADQFFM, encoded by the coding sequence ATGGAGAGAAATAGTAATATTCCGATTCGTAATATTTACTACATGCTTTCTTATGCCTATCAAACGCTAAATCTTTCTGAGTACAAACAAATCGGAACAGAAGATTTTAAGAACGTAAAAGAACTATACGCAGAAATTTTATCGATTGGTATCACCGTTTTGATTCGTGGAGGATTAAGTAAAGACTATATGAGCGTTGAAGAGACTCCCAATGTAATTAAAGGGAAAATTGATATCAATACGACGATCAAGAAAAATACATTGGTCAATAAAAAAGTTGCAGTCGTTTACGATGAGTTCTCTGAAGATATATTGTTAAATCAAATTATTAAAGGGACGCTCCTTTACCTGGCCCACTCAAATAAAATAAATCATAAAATGCGTAAATCGTTTTATGGGCTATTACCTTACTTCACAGATGTAACAGCTGTAGAGCTGGACTTGCGACTATGGAAGAATGTTAAATATAACCGGCAAAACATTCGCTATCAATTCATTGTGGATGTATGCAGATATCTTTATGAGGAATTATTATTTGATGAAAGCTCTACATCTCAGATCATGAAAGAGCTTAAGGATGAACAAAGATTATCATCATTATATGAAAAGTTCATTTATGCATTTTTCAAACGTGAATCAGATTATAAAGTATCCCGCCCCCAAATTCAGTGGGATGTTGATGATGGCTTCAAAGAAGCATTACCGATTATGCAAACAGACCTTATACTTCAAAAAGATCATAAAACATTGATTGCGGATGCGAAATTTTATTCGGAGAATATGGTGGCAAGATTTGAAGGCGGAGTTGCAAAACAGAAGTCCAGCAATCTTTATCAAATCTTTTCGTATATAAACAATTGGAAAAAGGGCCCGGATGAAAAGGTTGCAGGTATGTTAATTTATGCGAAAACAACAGCATTAAATCAACCTGACCATGTTTACCAGGTTAAATGTAAACAAATTTTTGTGGTATCTCTTGATTTGCAACAGGATTTTAACGATATAAAGAAAAGCCTATTGTCTTATGCAGATCAATTTTTTATGTAG